In Hoplias malabaricus isolate fHopMal1 chromosome 6, fHopMal1.hap1, whole genome shotgun sequence, a single window of DNA contains:
- the mc5ra gene encoding melanocortin 5a receptor, translated as MNSSETTRAPLPQWTFTVNSSSLSFFPNVTEAPSQSKSKSCEQLNIATEVFLILGIISLLENILVICAIVKNKNLHSPMYFFVCSLAVADMLVSVSNAWETIVIYLLNNQQLVVEDHFIRQMDNVFDSMICISVVASMCSLLAIAVDRYVTIFYALRYHNIMTVRRAALIIAGIWTFCTGCGIVFIIYSDSTPVIVCLVSMFFIMLALMASLYSHMFMLARSHVKRIAALPGYNSIHQRASMKAAITLTILLGIFIVCWAPFFLHLILMISCPRNLYCMCFMSHFNMYLILIMCNSVIDPLIYAFRSQEMRKTLKEIICCYSLRNVFRMSK; from the coding sequence ATGAATTCCTCAGAGACCACCAGAGCCCCGCTCCCTCAGTGGACTTTCACGGTGAACTCCAGCTCACTTAGTTTCTTCCCCAATGTAACAGAAGCTCCATCTCAGAGCAAATCTAAATCATGCGAACAGCTCAACATTGCCACGGAGGTCTTCCTCATCCTGGGCATCATCAGTTTGCTGGAGAACATCCTGGTCATCTGCGCCATTGTGAAGAACAAGAACCTGCACTCGCCCATGTACTTTTTCGTCTGTAGCCTTGCAGTGGCGGACATGTTGGTCAGCGTCTCTAATGCCTGGGAGACTATTGTTATTTATCTCCTCAACAACCAGCAGTTGGTGGTGGAGGACCATTTCATCCGGCAAATGGACAACGTCTTCGATTCTATGATCTGTATCTCGGTGGTGGCGTCCATGTGCAGCCTACTTGCCATTGCGGTAGATCGCTACGTGACCATTTTTTATGCTCTACGTTACCACAACATAATGACAGTCCGGCGAGCTGCTCTCATCATCGCTGGGATCTGGACCTTCTGCACTGGTTGTGGAATCGTCTTCATCATCTACTCGGACAGTACTCCTGTCATTGTGTGCTTGGTCTCCATGTTCTTCATCATGCTAGCGCTCATGGCCTCGCTCTACAGCCACATGTTTATGCTCGCTCGCTCTCACGTCAAACGCATTGCTGCTCTGCCAGGCTACAACTCCATCCACCAGAGGGCGAGCATGAAAGCAGCCATCACCCTCACTATCCTTCTGGGCATCTTCATCGTGTGCTGGGCACCCTTTTTCCTCCACCTCATCCTCATGATCTCCTGCCCCAGGAACCTCTACTGCATGTGCTTCATGTCTCACTTCAACATGTACCTCATCCTCATCATGTGCAACTCTGTCATCGACCCCCTCATCTATGCCTTCAGGAGTCAGGAGATGCGCAAGACCCTCAAGGAGATCATCTGCTGTTACAGCCTGAGGAATGTCTTCAGAATGTCCAAGTAA